The Huiozyma naganishii CBS 8797 chromosome 1, complete genome genome window below encodes:
- the MDM30 gene encoding SCF ubiquitin ligase complex subunit MDM30 (similar to Saccharomyces cerevisiae MDM30 (YLR368W); ancestral locus Anc_4.216): protein MMPRPNDATDRTRYLTIEDLPQDLWNLIVRDLDFEDSKSLCVCSKKLYKKMCDPSIWKTQSYNHFLSYELTEDILSLHGPESFDERLQQVQKDNNWHNFFVSRVSSESILCDYLFDCSLRHTVHETYWNCLKNVPDRNISHGFLINTLKQFIEEEFNKMSRGMFSHFDSIKLAQDMAQSIRHQQLFSYIKKQLEKTTATTVRDILEDRQDNEYVDSEELLLLMSTMDPAFENLLPYRKRMYKMLNRAMDSIFERTSNKFIPFTILAAAEKLFSIFDTSPSNGHLESLMLPRVYAHEAPAHPDLLFSILQKICMDRGYLTRMGFGCLIFDWRSERYYYISSGDNITLETESSLRTRPFNNTTEVQQEPLSALAIMHRFYEQFFLHRTSSFWHERDRRLSDQENIMLRYRVSKGPIPDGNVEHFRKSFSRALLIKEFVADSSQDNQAIINSCLQDISDSTMKLFPMDLAYVKDLTGFEPPQYKLKYDEWLSRRYPLSISNFKEGSDLIGKFMLTRDDRLGCIAGVTRVMGSDDLHITLFDSMGDYIVDGLSFLKSFEWDEDVIAEFLETSIPRGTVGLIFHSIDWEKRKLGLNLRALRAIASRGGL, encoded by the coding sequence ATGATGCCACGCCCCAACGATGCTACAGACAGGACTCGATATTTGACGATTGAAGACCTCCCTCAAGATCTGTGGAATTTGATAGTGCGCGATCTTGATTTTGAGGACTCGAAAAGTTTGTGTGTTTGTAGCAAAAAGCTATACAAGAAAATGTGTGATCCCAGTATCTGGAAAACGCAAAGCTACAACCATTTTCTATCGTATGAATTGACTGAGGATATATTGAGCCTACATGGCCCCGAGAGCTTCGATGAAAGGTTGCAACAGGTCCAGAAAGATAACAATTGGCACAACTTTTTCGTCTCTAGAGTTTCCTCTGAATCCATATTGTGTGACTACCTGTTCGACTGCAGCTTGAGACATACAGTTCACGAGACATATTGGAATTGTCTAAAAAACGTACCAGACCGTAATATAAGCCACGGATTTCTTATAAATACCCTGAAACAGTTCATTGAAGAGGAATTTAATAAAATGTCCCGTGGAATGTTTTCTCACTTCGACTCTATTAAACTGGCGCAAGATATGGCACAAAGTATTCGTCACCAACAACTGTTTTCATACATCAAAAAACAACTCGAGAAAACCACTGCAACAACTGTTAGGGATATCCTTGAAGACCGCCAAGATAATGAATACGTGGACAGCGAGGAACTGCTTTTGTTGATGTCAACTATGGACCCGGCATTTGAGAATCTACTCCCCTATAGGAAACGAATGTATAAAATGTTAAACAGAGCCATGGATAGTATTTTCGAGAGAACTTCAAACAAATTCATTCCCTTTACCATATTAGCAGCTGCAGAAAAGCTTTTCAGTATTTTCGACACATCGCCATCTAACGGACATTTGGAAAGTTTAATGCTGCCTAGAGTCTATGCTCATGAAGCTCCTGCCCACCCTGACTTGCTTTTTTcgattcttcaaaagatttgTATGGACAGGGGGTATTTGACAAGAATGGGGTTTGGCTGCTTAATATTTGATTGGCGTTCGGAGCGATATTACTACATATCGTCTGGAGATAATATTActcttgaaacagaaagtAGCCTACGAACCAGGCCCTTTAACAATACAACGGAAGTCCAGCAGGAGCCTTTAAGCGCTCTTGCCATAATGCACCGCTTCTATGAGCAATTTTTCTTACaccgtacttcttctttttggcaTGAGAGAGATAGACGATTATCAGACCAGGAAAACATTATGCTGAGATATCGGGTCAGCAAGGGTCCCATTCCAGATGGTAATGTAGAACACTTTAGGAAAAGTTTTAGCCGGGCTCTACTAATAAAAGAATTTGTTGCCGATTCTTCGCAGGATAATCAGGCAATTATAAACTCTTGTTTACAAGATATCAGCGACAGTACAATGAAGTTATTTCCGATGGATCTTGCGTACGTAAAAGATCTAACTGGATTCGAACCCCCTCAGTACAAGCTCAAGTATGACGAATGGCTGTCTCGCCGGTATCCGTTATCCATCTCAAACTTTAAAGAAGGATCAGATCTAATAGGGAAATTCATGTTAACAAGAGATGATAGATTGGGCTGTATTGCAGGGGTCACCAGAGTAATGGGATCTGATGATTTGCATATCACTCTTTTTGATAGTATGGGTGACTATATTGTAGACGGCTTGTCCTttctgaaaagttttgaatgGGATGAAGATGTCATCGCCGAGTTTCTAGAAACTTCAATACCAAGGGGCACAGTGGGATTGATATTTCATTCCATTGATTGGGAAAAACGTAAGCTGGGCTTGAACCTCAGAGCTTTGCGCGCCATTGCATCTAGAGGCGGACTTTAA
- the GFA1 gene encoding glutamine--fructose-6-phosphate transaminase (isomerizing) GFA1 (similar to Saccharomyces cerevisiae GFA1 (YKL104C) and YMR085W; ancestral locus Anc_2.477), whose product MCGIFGYCNFLVEKSRGEILDTLVEGLQRLEYRGYDSTGVAIDGDELDSTTIIKQIGKVDALKEEIAKVNPNRDVTFASHVGIAHTRWATHGQPRQVNCHPQRSDANNEFVIVHNGIITNFRELKTLLTNKGYKFESETDTECIAKLFKHIYDTNTQNGNELDFHELTKLVLLELEGSYGLLCRSSHYPDEVIATRKGSPLLIGVKSEKKLKMDFVDVEFPDDTENRPETPLRGNTPTGRNGAISVTSNKKNPNAFISNSHSDNDNLLPIAANHFNLRHSQSRAFLSEDGSPAPMEFFLSSDASSVIKHTKKVLFLEDDDIAHIYDGELHIHRSRREVGASMTRSIQTLEMELAQIMKGRYKHFMQKEIYEQPESTFNTMRGRIDFENNRITLGGLKAWLPAIRRARRLIMIACGTSYHSCLATRAIFEELSDIPVSVELASDFLDRKSPVFRDDICIFVSQSGETADTMLALNYCLERGSLTVGIVNSVGSSLSRATHCGVHINAGPEIGVASTKAYTSQYIALVMVALSLSDDRVSKLQRRNDIIQGLKQIPQQIKKVLDLEPKIKKLCQNKLKNQKSLLILGRGYQFASALEGALKIKEISYMHSEGVLAGELKHGVLALVDENLPIIAFGTRDSLFPKVVSSIEQITARKGHPIIICNDNDEVWSKKAEGTKLETLNVPQTVDCLQGLLNIVPLQLISYRLAVDKGIDVDFPRNLAKSVTVE is encoded by the coding sequence ATGTGTGGTATCTTTGGCTATTGCAACTTTCTTGTGGAGAAATCGAGAGGCGAAATCTTAGATACGCTAGTGGAAGGTTTGCAGAGACTTGAGTATCGTGGCTACGATTCTACAGGTGTCGCCATCGATGGTGATGAACTGGACTCCACTACGATTATCAAGCAAATTGGTAAAGTGGATGCCTTGAAGGAAGAGATTGCTAAAGTGAACCCGAACAGAGACGTCACATTTGCGTCGCATGTCGGTATTGCCCACACAAGATGGGCTACTCACGGTCAACCAAGACAGGTCAACTGCCACCCTCAACGGTCTGACGCGAACAACGAATTCGTTATCGTTCACAACGGTATCATCACGAACTTCAGAGAGTTGAAAACCCTCTTGACCAACAAGGGATACAAGTTTGAGAGCGAAACAGACACAGAGTGTATTGCCAAGCTTTTCAAACACATTTATGATACGAACACTCAAAACGGTAACGAACTGGACTTCCACGAACTGACCAAACTAGTGCTTTTGGAGTTGGAAGGTTCCTATGGGTTGCTGTGTAGATCCTCTCATTACCCTGACGAGGTCATTGCCACGCGGAAGGGTTCGCCCCTTTTGATCGGTGTGAAGTccgaaaagaaactgaaaatgGACTTTGTGGACGTCGAATTCCCAGATGATACTGAAAACAGACCCGAGACTCCGCTGCGTGGGAACACCCCAACGGGGAGAAATGGTGCGATTTCTGTTACcagcaacaagaagaatccGAACGCGTTCATCAGTAATAGCCATTCTGATAACGACAATCTTCTTCCAATTGCTGCCAACCATTTTAACCTAAGACACTCTCAGTCGAGGGCCTTCCTATCGGAGGATGGGTCCCCTGCTCCAATggagttcttcttgtcctctgATGCGTCGTCTGTTATCAAGCACACCAAAAAAGTCCTATTTTTGGAAGATGACGATATTGCGCACATCTACGACGGTGAACTTCACATCCACAGATCGAGAAGGGAAGTAGGAGCCTCCATGACAAGATCCATTCAAACTTTGGAAATGGAGCTAGCTCAAATCATGAAGGGACGTTACAAACATTTCATGCAGAAGGAAATCTACGAGCAACCAGAATCCACCTTCAACACCATGAGAGGGAGAATTGATTTCGAAAATAATAGAATTACACTGGGTGGGCTGAAGGCTTGGTTACCTGCGATTAGAAGAGCGCGGAGACTTATCATGATAGCGTGTGGTACTTCTTATCACTCCTGTTTGGCCACACGCGCTATATTCGAGGAACTGTCCGATATCCCAGTCAGCGTAGAGTTAGCCTCTGACTTTTTGGACAGAAAGTCTCCCGTGTTTAGAGATGACATCTGCATTTTTGTGTCTCAGAGTGGTGAAACCGCGGATACGATGCTTGCCCTGAATTACTGTCTAGAGAGAGGTTCGCTTACAGTTGGTATTGTGAATAGTGTGGGTTCTTCGCTCTCAAGGGCAACGCACTGTGGTGTCCACATAAACGCTGGCCCAGAAATCGGTGTTGCCTCTACAAAGGCCTACACTTCTCAATACATCGCTCTAGTGATGGTCGCACTGTCATTGTCTGATGACAGAGTATCCAAGCTGCAGAGACGAAATGACATAATTCAAGGGTTGAAGCAGATCCCTCAACAAATTAAGAAAGTGCTGGACCTAGAACCAAAGATTAAGAAACTGTGCCAGAATAAATTAAAGAATCAGAAATCTTTGCTGATTTTGGGTAGGGGTTACCAGTTTGCATCCGCTTTGGAGGGTGCCTTAAAGATTAAAGAAATCTCGTATATGCATTCAGAGGGTGTATTGGCTGGGGAGTTGAAGCACGGTGTTTTGGCTTTGGTTGATGAAAACTTGCCAATAATCGCGTTTGGAACGAGGGATTCCTTGTTCCCCAAGGTTGTTTCTTCTATTGAACAGATCACTGCCAGAAAAGGCCATCCAATTATTATTTGCAATGACAACGACGAGGTATGGTCGAAGAAAGCGGAAGGAACGAAATTGGAAACGTTGAATGTTCCCCAGACTGTTGACTGCCTACAAGGTTTGTTGAACATTGTTCCTCTGCAGTTGATATCGTACAGACTGGCTGTGGATAAGGGGATCGATGTCGATTTCCCAAGAAACCTGGCTAAGTCGGTCACTGTCGAATAG
- the APE1 gene encoding metalloaminopeptidase APE1 (similar to Saccharomyces cerevisiae LAP4 (YKL103C); ancestral locus Anc_2.478) — MESQLEIVDQLKKTLELLSMQKSEDISTESWVNTTLSNDPDQYYKDFAHKYIDFIYENPTTYHTIEYAAKLLKDSGFTYVNEKDNWNDHVEKYGKYFTVRNGTNLVAFVMGKNWKHVNGVGAIGTHIDSLAAKLKPASIKESVEGFQTLGVAPYGGSLNELWFDRDLGLGGRVLYKKENSSKIEQKLVDSTPAPIARIPSLAPHFGKPAEGPFDKEDKAVPVMGYCPIENCQQWQATDEEKKCPLYGKHSMQVLRYVAKMANIKVSQIVQLDLDLFDVQKGVIGGINNDFLIAPRMDDKLCSFAALWSLVEFAKDVNPEDLDTFSVLGLFDNEEVGSLTRQGARGGFMEKTIERAVFYHSDELTPNCLSAMYSNSIILSADVNHMFNPNFAEVYMKNHSPKPNVGVTLSLDPNAHMATDTVGLAFVEELARKNGDKVQYFQIKNNSRSGGTVGPFLAAQTGARTIDLGIAQLAMHSIRATTGCKDVGLGIKFFQGFYKEWRSVYDNFGEL; from the coding sequence ATGGAAAGCCAATTGGAAATCGTCgatcaattgaagaagacaTTAGAGCTTCTTTCAATGCAGAAGTCTGAGGATATTTCGACTGAAAGTTGGGTTAATACGACCTTGTCAAATGACCCAGATCAGTACTACAAAGATTTTGCTCACAAGTACATCGACTTCATCTACGAAAATCCAACAACTTATCACACCATTGAATATGCAGCTAAACTTCTAAAGGATTCTGGATTTACTTACGTCAACGAAAAGGATAACTGGAACGACCATGTTGAGAAGTATGGTAAATATTTCACTGTTAGAAACGGTACCAATCTGGTGGCGTTTGTAATGGGTAAGAACTGGAAACACGTTAACGGTGTTGGTGCCATTGGGACTCACATCGATTCATTGGCTGCCAAGCTGAAGCCTGCTTCCATCAAGGAGAGTGTCGAAGGGTTCCAAACATTGGGTGTTGCCCCATATGGTGGAAGCTTGAACGAATTATGGTTTGACAGAGACCTCGGTTTGGGGGGCCGTGTTCTATATAAGAAGGAGAACTCCAGCAAGATCGAACAGAAACTGGTCGATTCTACCCCTGCACCAATTGCCAGAATTCCAAGTTTGGCACCACACTTTGGGAAGCCTGCTGAAGGTCCTTTCGACAAGGAAGATAAGGCTGTCCCAGTAATGGGTTACTGTCCTATTGAGAACTGTCAACAATGGCAGGCGaccgatgaggagaagaagtgCCCACTATACGGTAAGCACTCCATGCAAGTGCTAAGATACGTAGCAAAGATGGCCAATATCAAGGTTTCCCAGATTGTTCAACTTGATTTGGATCTGTTTGACGTCCAAAAGGGTGTCATCGGTGGTATCAACAACGACTTCCTGATTGCTCCAAGAATGGATGACAAGCTGTGCAGTTTTGCCGCCCTTTGGTCGTTGGTTGAATTCGCCAAGGATGTCAATCCTGAGGACTTGGATACTTTCTCTGTTCTAGGTTTGTTCGACAACGAGGAGGTCGGTTCTTTGACTAGACAAGGTGCCAGAGGTGGCTTCATGGAAAAGACCATTGAGCGTGCAGTGTTTTACCACTCTGACGAGTTGACACCAAACTGTCTCAGTGCTATGTACTCGAACTCTATCATCCTATCTGCGGATGTCAACCACATGTTCAATCCCAACTTTGCTGAAGTGTATATGAAGAATCACTCTCCAAAGCCAAATGTCGGTGTGACTCTATCCTTGGATCCAAACGCCCACATGGCCACCGATACAGTTGGTCTTGCCTTTGTGGAAGAGCTTGCTCGCAAGAATGGTGACAAGGTGCAGTACTTCCaaatcaagaacaactCCAGATCTGGTGGCACTGTTGGCCCATTCCTAGCTGCGCAAACGGGTGCCCGTACCATTGACTTGGGTATCGCCCAGTTGGCCATGCATAGCATCAGAGCCACTACTGGTTGCAAGGATGTTGGTCTCGGCATCAAGTTTTTCCAAGGTTTCTACAAGGAATGGAGATCTGTGTATGACAACTTCGGTGAGTTGTAA